The following are encoded in a window of Kitasatospora fiedleri genomic DNA:
- a CDS encoding ABC transporter permease — translation MGHYVLRRVLQMIPVFFGATLLIFLMVYSLPGDPIAAMFGDKAADPATVANLRHQYYLDQPLWKQYLHYMGNIFRLDFGTSFTGRPVSEIMADAFPVTIRLALVAFFFEIVIGLPLGLLAGLKRGSIADSLVLVLTLVVISIPVFVLGNIAQTVFAINLGWVTATVQDSKDISQLILPGLVLASLSLAYVARLTRTSIGENLRADYIRTAVAKGLPRRTIIGRHLLRNSLIPVVTFLGTDLGALMGGAIVTEGIFNIAGVGNVLYKAINQKEGPTVVGIVTVLVLVYLVASLIVDLLYAVLDPRIRYA, via the coding sequence ATGGGCCACTACGTGCTACGCCGCGTGCTCCAGATGATCCCGGTGTTCTTCGGGGCCACGCTGCTGATCTTCCTGATGGTGTACAGCCTGCCCGGCGACCCGATCGCCGCGATGTTCGGAGACAAGGCGGCCGACCCGGCGACCGTGGCCAACCTGCGGCACCAGTACTACCTCGACCAGCCGCTGTGGAAGCAGTACCTGCACTACATGGGCAACATCTTCCGCCTGGACTTCGGCACCAGCTTCACCGGCCGCCCGGTCTCCGAGATCATGGCGGACGCCTTCCCGGTCACCATCCGGCTGGCCCTGGTCGCCTTCTTCTTCGAGATCGTGATCGGCCTGCCGCTCGGTCTGCTGGCCGGCCTCAAGCGCGGCAGCATCGCGGACTCCCTGGTGCTGGTGCTGACCCTGGTGGTCATCTCGATCCCGGTCTTCGTGCTCGGCAACATCGCCCAGACGGTCTTCGCGATCAACCTCGGCTGGGTGACGGCGACCGTCCAGGACTCCAAGGACATCAGCCAGTTGATCCTGCCCGGCCTGGTGCTGGCCTCCCTGTCGCTGGCGTACGTCGCCCGGCTCACCCGCACCTCGATCGGCGAGAACCTGCGCGCCGACTACATCCGCACCGCGGTGGCCAAGGGTCTGCCGCGGCGCACCATCATCGGGCGGCACCTGCTGCGCAACTCGCTGATCCCGGTGGTGACCTTCCTGGGCACCGACCTGGGCGCGCTGATGGGCGGAGCGATCGTCACCGAGGGCATCTTCAACATCGCCGGCGTGGGCAACGTCCTCTACAAGGCGATCAACCAGAAGGAAGGCCCGACGGTGGTCGGCATCGTCACCGTGCTGGTGCTGGTCTACCTGGTCGCCAGCCTGATCGTCGACCTGCTCTACGCCGTCCTGGACCCGAGGATCCGCTATGCCTGA